From Myxococcales bacterium, a single genomic window includes:
- a CDS encoding HEAT repeat domain-containing protein: MSAFRNVLVSLMVGGALLVAPNALADGISIAPSVLPNDARSKLENDIAAAKVAQPKAFEAVKNVKGHRPESYRKNRNPFPTVSRELRGLGAPALLPMLEALAFKAPARGSLTAAEWDALASGMLEAVGILRDPRGGVVAAAIFESSVPSAQVRMAAARALGRVGGDAELKLLTSHAKTGDPLLLSAVHGLGEMMRIESAKHLAALLESTKDANVAEAAISALGTVGSSWAWKSLGPKAAATGLEVRKLCADAVVPRFARDKGSLRTAAREAILIVDHPETVSLLASARSISGADVKAVDSMIQKVERQQSRQKR; encoded by the coding sequence TAACGTGTTGGTCTCGCTGATGGTTGGAGGCGCGCTGCTCGTGGCGCCGAACGCATTGGCCGATGGGATCTCCATCGCTCCGTCCGTGCTGCCGAACGACGCGCGTTCCAAGCTCGAGAACGACATCGCCGCGGCGAAGGTCGCTCAACCCAAGGCGTTCGAGGCAGTGAAGAACGTCAAGGGCCACCGCCCGGAGAGTTATCGCAAGAACCGCAATCCCTTCCCGACGGTCTCGCGTGAGCTCCGCGGTCTCGGTGCGCCGGCGCTCCTGCCCATGCTCGAGGCGCTGGCGTTCAAGGCGCCCGCGCGCGGCAGCCTGACGGCCGCCGAGTGGGATGCCCTCGCGTCCGGCATGCTGGAGGCGGTCGGCATTCTGCGGGATCCGCGCGGCGGTGTGGTTGCTGCGGCCATCTTCGAGTCATCGGTTCCGAGCGCTCAGGTGCGCATGGCTGCGGCGCGCGCCCTCGGTCGGGTCGGCGGGGACGCCGAGCTCAAGCTGCTCACGAGCCACGCCAAGACTGGCGATCCGCTGCTGCTCTCGGCGGTCCACGGCCTGGGTGAGATGATGCGCATCGAGAGCGCGAAACACCTCGCGGCCCTGCTCGAGAGCACGAAGGACGCGAACGTGGCGGAAGCTGCCATCAGCGCTCTCGGCACGGTGGGCTCGAGCTGGGCCTGGAAGTCACTGGGTCCGAAGGCCGCGGCCACCGGGCTCGAGGTCCGCAAGCTGTGTGCCGACGCCGTGGTGCCGCGCTTCGCGCGCGACAAGGGCAGCCTGCGCACCGCGGCGAGGGAGGCGATCTTGATCGTCGACCATCCCGAGACCGTCAGCCTGCTCGCGAGCGCGCGCAGCATCAGCGGCGCCGACGTGAAGGCCGTCGACAGCATGATCCAGAAGGTCGAGCGCCAGCAGAGCCGGCAGAAGCGCTGA